The Hemibagrus wyckioides isolate EC202008001 linkage group LG25, SWU_Hwy_1.0, whole genome shotgun sequence genome has a segment encoding these proteins:
- the hsf2 gene encoding heat shock factor protein 2 isoform X3, with the protein MKHNSNVPAFLTKLWTLVEDSDTNEFICWSQEGNSFLVLDEQRFAKEILPKFFKHNNMASFVRQLNMYGFRKVMHIDTGIVKQERDGPVEFQHPYFQNGRDDLLENIKRKVSSTRPEDSKLRQEDLSRILTSVQTVHDKQEDMDARLATLKRENEALWREMSDLRQKHVQQQRAIKELVQFILTLVQNNRVLNLKRKRPLLLSSNGKKSKFISKIYEEAVDHSNSAVSGLKNTDNADDVIICDITNEDAEVTVDTTTAVDEGVELMDYLDSIDCSLEDFQAMLYGKQFSIDSNILEGTGSNSKGEGISAKGETANYATDKQLIQYTSYPLLAFLDGCSPLPSVAEPQPEDVKPNPEDTVDLLQSSLQTEEPPRSSMIRLEPLTEAEASEATLFYLCELNSDLPPADLHQLDV; encoded by the exons atgaaacacaacTCAAACGTTCCTGCTTTCCTCACCAAGCTGTGGACTCTGGTGGAAGATTCCGACACTAATGAGTTCATTTGCTGGAGTCAG GAGGGGAACAGTTTCCTTGTCCTGGATGAGCAACGCTTCGCAAAAGAAATCCTGCCAAAGTTTTTTAAACACAACAACATGGCCAGTTTTGTCCGACAGCTGAACATGT aTGGCTTTCGCAAGGTGATGCACATTGACACCGGCATAGTGAAGCAGGAGCGAGACGGACCAGTTGAATTCCAGCATCCTTACTTTCAGAATGGCCGAGACGATTTACTGGAGAACATAAAGAGAAAG GTATCCAGTACTAGACCGGAAGACAGTAAACTGAGGCAAGAGGATCTGTCCAGAATTCTGACCAGTGTTCAAACTGTGCACGACAAACAGGAAGACATGGACGCCAGGCTGGCCACTTTGAAACG TGAGAATGAGGCTCTGTGGAGGGAGATGTCAGATCTCAGGCAGAAGCATGTGCAGCAGCAACGTGCTATAAAAGAG CTTGTGCAGTTCATCCTCACCCTGGTCCAGAATAACCGTGTGCTGAACCTGAAACGCAAGAG GCCTCTGCTACTAAGCAGCAATGGAAAGAAGTCAAAATTCATTTCCAAAATCTATGAGGAAGCAGTGGACCACAGCAAC tctgcaGTCAGTGGTCTGAAGAACACTGACAATGCCGATGATGTCATCATCTGTGATATCACGAACGAGGACGCAGAAGTCACAGTGGACACGACGACAGCGGTAGATGAAGg AGTTGAGCTGATGGACTACTTGGACAGTATTGACTGCAGCTTGGAAGACTTTCAGGCCATGCTGTATGGAAAACAGTTCTCCATTGACTCCAACATTCTAGAG GGAACCGGCTCAAACTCAAAAGGTGAAGGCATTTCTGCAAAGGGTGAGACTGCAAATTACGCTACAG ATAAACAACTGATTCAGTACACCAGCTATCCCTTGCTGGCCTTCCTTGATGGTTGCAGTCCTCTCCCCTCAGTTGCCGAACCACAGCCTGAAGATGTGAAGCCGAACCCAGAAGACACTGTGGACCTCCTGCAGTCATCTCTGCAGACAGAAGAACCTCCACGCAGCTCAATGATCCGCCTGGAGCCCCTCACTGAAGCAGAGGCCAGCGAAGCCACACTCTTCtacctgtgtgaactgaactcaGACCTGCCTCCTGCCGATCTGCACCAACTCGACGTTTAA
- the hsf2 gene encoding heat shock factor protein 2 isoform X1, whose product MKHNSNVPAFLTKLWTLVEDSDTNEFICWSQEGNSFLVLDEQRFAKEILPKFFKHNNMASFVRQLNMYGFRKVMHIDTGIVKQERDGPVEFQHPYFQNGRDDLLENIKRKVSSTRPEDSKLRQEDLSRILTSVQTVHDKQEDMDARLATLKRENEALWREMSDLRQKHVQQQRAIKELVQFILTLVQNNRVLNLKRKRPLLLSSNGKKSKFISKIYEEAVDHSNSAVSGLKNTDNADDVIICDITNEDAEVTVDTTTAVDEGDVEIVEVDCDNSETTENRSMSRQLSTDTTLRAEGESSFDIIQPTCSALQLNHSSALSQEDPVKMMDSILNESGTISQNINLLGKVELMDYLDSIDCSLEDFQAMLYGKQFSIDSNILEGTGSNSKGEGISAKGETANYATDKQLIQYTSYPLLAFLDGCSPLPSVAEPQPEDVKPNPEDTVDLLQSSLQTEEPPRSSMIRLEPLTEAEASEATLFYLCELNSDLPPADLHQLDV is encoded by the exons atgaaacacaacTCAAACGTTCCTGCTTTCCTCACCAAGCTGTGGACTCTGGTGGAAGATTCCGACACTAATGAGTTCATTTGCTGGAGTCAG GAGGGGAACAGTTTCCTTGTCCTGGATGAGCAACGCTTCGCAAAAGAAATCCTGCCAAAGTTTTTTAAACACAACAACATGGCCAGTTTTGTCCGACAGCTGAACATGT aTGGCTTTCGCAAGGTGATGCACATTGACACCGGCATAGTGAAGCAGGAGCGAGACGGACCAGTTGAATTCCAGCATCCTTACTTTCAGAATGGCCGAGACGATTTACTGGAGAACATAAAGAGAAAG GTATCCAGTACTAGACCGGAAGACAGTAAACTGAGGCAAGAGGATCTGTCCAGAATTCTGACCAGTGTTCAAACTGTGCACGACAAACAGGAAGACATGGACGCCAGGCTGGCCACTTTGAAACG TGAGAATGAGGCTCTGTGGAGGGAGATGTCAGATCTCAGGCAGAAGCATGTGCAGCAGCAACGTGCTATAAAAGAG CTTGTGCAGTTCATCCTCACCCTGGTCCAGAATAACCGTGTGCTGAACCTGAAACGCAAGAG GCCTCTGCTACTAAGCAGCAATGGAAAGAAGTCAAAATTCATTTCCAAAATCTATGAGGAAGCAGTGGACCACAGCAAC tctgcaGTCAGTGGTCTGAAGAACACTGACAATGCCGATGATGTCATCATCTGTGATATCACGAACGAGGACGCAGAAGTCACAGTGGACACGACGACAGCGGTAGATGAAGg GGACGTAGAAATCGTCGAGGTAGATTGCGACAACAGCGAGACCACAGAAAACAGGAGCATGAGCAGACAGTTATCAACAGACACCACACTTCGAGCTGAAGGAGAATCATCATTCGACATTATCCAGCCAACGTGCAGCGCGTTGCAGCTAAACCATAGTTCAGCCCTGAGCCAGGAAGACCCTGTGAAGATGATGGACTCCATCCTCAATGAGAGCGGCACCATTTCTCAGAACATTAACCTCCTGGGAAA AGTTGAGCTGATGGACTACTTGGACAGTATTGACTGCAGCTTGGAAGACTTTCAGGCCATGCTGTATGGAAAACAGTTCTCCATTGACTCCAACATTCTAGAG GGAACCGGCTCAAACTCAAAAGGTGAAGGCATTTCTGCAAAGGGTGAGACTGCAAATTACGCTACAG ATAAACAACTGATTCAGTACACCAGCTATCCCTTGCTGGCCTTCCTTGATGGTTGCAGTCCTCTCCCCTCAGTTGCCGAACCACAGCCTGAAGATGTGAAGCCGAACCCAGAAGACACTGTGGACCTCCTGCAGTCATCTCTGCAGACAGAAGAACCTCCACGCAGCTCAATGATCCGCCTGGAGCCCCTCACTGAAGCAGAGGCCAGCGAAGCCACACTCTTCtacctgtgtgaactgaactcaGACCTGCCTCCTGCCGATCTGCACCAACTCGACGTTTAA
- the hsf2 gene encoding heat shock factor protein 2 isoform X5 translates to MKHNSNVPAFLTKLWTLVEDSDTNEFICWSQEGNSFLVLDEQRFAKEILPKFFKHNNMASFVRQLNMYGFRKVMHIDTGIVKQERDGPVEFQHPYFQNGRDDLLENIKRKVSSTRPEDSKLRQEDLSRILTSVQTVHDKQEDMDARLATLKRENEALWREMSDLRQKHVQQQRAIKELVQFILTLVQNNRVLNLKRKRPLLLSSNGKKSKFISKIYEEAVDHSNSAVSGLKNTDNADDVIICDITNEDAEVTVDTTTAVDEGVELMDYLDSIDCSLEDFQAMLYGKQFSIDSNILEIS, encoded by the exons atgaaacacaacTCAAACGTTCCTGCTTTCCTCACCAAGCTGTGGACTCTGGTGGAAGATTCCGACACTAATGAGTTCATTTGCTGGAGTCAG GAGGGGAACAGTTTCCTTGTCCTGGATGAGCAACGCTTCGCAAAAGAAATCCTGCCAAAGTTTTTTAAACACAACAACATGGCCAGTTTTGTCCGACAGCTGAACATGT aTGGCTTTCGCAAGGTGATGCACATTGACACCGGCATAGTGAAGCAGGAGCGAGACGGACCAGTTGAATTCCAGCATCCTTACTTTCAGAATGGCCGAGACGATTTACTGGAGAACATAAAGAGAAAG GTATCCAGTACTAGACCGGAAGACAGTAAACTGAGGCAAGAGGATCTGTCCAGAATTCTGACCAGTGTTCAAACTGTGCACGACAAACAGGAAGACATGGACGCCAGGCTGGCCACTTTGAAACG TGAGAATGAGGCTCTGTGGAGGGAGATGTCAGATCTCAGGCAGAAGCATGTGCAGCAGCAACGTGCTATAAAAGAG CTTGTGCAGTTCATCCTCACCCTGGTCCAGAATAACCGTGTGCTGAACCTGAAACGCAAGAG GCCTCTGCTACTAAGCAGCAATGGAAAGAAGTCAAAATTCATTTCCAAAATCTATGAGGAAGCAGTGGACCACAGCAAC tctgcaGTCAGTGGTCTGAAGAACACTGACAATGCCGATGATGTCATCATCTGTGATATCACGAACGAGGACGCAGAAGTCACAGTGGACACGACGACAGCGGTAGATGAAGg AGTTGAGCTGATGGACTACTTGGACAGTATTGACTGCAGCTTGGAAGACTTTCAGGCCATGCTGTATGGAAAACAGTTCTCCATTGACTCCAACATTCTAGAG ATCTCATGA
- the hsf2 gene encoding heat shock factor protein 2 isoform X2, which produces MKHNSNVPAFLTKLWTLVEDSDTNEFICWSQEGNSFLVLDEQRFAKEILPKFFKHNNMASFVRQLNMYGFRKVMHIDTGIVKQERDGPVEFQHPYFQNGRDDLLENIKRKVSSTRPEDSKLRQEDLSRILTSVQTVHDKQEDMDARLATLKRENEALWREMSDLRQKHVQQQRAIKELVQFILTLVQNNRVLNLKRKRPLLLSSNGKKSKFISKIYEEAVDHSNSAVSGLKNTDNADDVIICDITNEDAEVTVDTTTAVDEGDVEIVEVDCDNSETTENRSMSRQLSTDTTLRAEGESSFDIIQPTCSALQLNHSSALSQEDPVKMMDSILNESGTISQNINLLGKVELMDYLDSIDCSLEDFQAMLYGKQFSIDSNILEGTGSNSKGEGISAKGETANYATVAEPQPEDVKPNPEDTVDLLQSSLQTEEPPRSSMIRLEPLTEAEASEATLFYLCELNSDLPPADLHQLDV; this is translated from the exons atgaaacacaacTCAAACGTTCCTGCTTTCCTCACCAAGCTGTGGACTCTGGTGGAAGATTCCGACACTAATGAGTTCATTTGCTGGAGTCAG GAGGGGAACAGTTTCCTTGTCCTGGATGAGCAACGCTTCGCAAAAGAAATCCTGCCAAAGTTTTTTAAACACAACAACATGGCCAGTTTTGTCCGACAGCTGAACATGT aTGGCTTTCGCAAGGTGATGCACATTGACACCGGCATAGTGAAGCAGGAGCGAGACGGACCAGTTGAATTCCAGCATCCTTACTTTCAGAATGGCCGAGACGATTTACTGGAGAACATAAAGAGAAAG GTATCCAGTACTAGACCGGAAGACAGTAAACTGAGGCAAGAGGATCTGTCCAGAATTCTGACCAGTGTTCAAACTGTGCACGACAAACAGGAAGACATGGACGCCAGGCTGGCCACTTTGAAACG TGAGAATGAGGCTCTGTGGAGGGAGATGTCAGATCTCAGGCAGAAGCATGTGCAGCAGCAACGTGCTATAAAAGAG CTTGTGCAGTTCATCCTCACCCTGGTCCAGAATAACCGTGTGCTGAACCTGAAACGCAAGAG GCCTCTGCTACTAAGCAGCAATGGAAAGAAGTCAAAATTCATTTCCAAAATCTATGAGGAAGCAGTGGACCACAGCAAC tctgcaGTCAGTGGTCTGAAGAACACTGACAATGCCGATGATGTCATCATCTGTGATATCACGAACGAGGACGCAGAAGTCACAGTGGACACGACGACAGCGGTAGATGAAGg GGACGTAGAAATCGTCGAGGTAGATTGCGACAACAGCGAGACCACAGAAAACAGGAGCATGAGCAGACAGTTATCAACAGACACCACACTTCGAGCTGAAGGAGAATCATCATTCGACATTATCCAGCCAACGTGCAGCGCGTTGCAGCTAAACCATAGTTCAGCCCTGAGCCAGGAAGACCCTGTGAAGATGATGGACTCCATCCTCAATGAGAGCGGCACCATTTCTCAGAACATTAACCTCCTGGGAAA AGTTGAGCTGATGGACTACTTGGACAGTATTGACTGCAGCTTGGAAGACTTTCAGGCCATGCTGTATGGAAAACAGTTCTCCATTGACTCCAACATTCTAGAG GGAACCGGCTCAAACTCAAAAGGTGAAGGCATTTCTGCAAAGGGTGAGACTGCAAATTACGCTACAG TTGCCGAACCACAGCCTGAAGATGTGAAGCCGAACCCAGAAGACACTGTGGACCTCCTGCAGTCATCTCTGCAGACAGAAGAACCTCCACGCAGCTCAATGATCCGCCTGGAGCCCCTCACTGAAGCAGAGGCCAGCGAAGCCACACTCTTCtacctgtgtgaactgaactcaGACCTGCCTCCTGCCGATCTGCACCAACTCGACGTTTAA
- the hsf2 gene encoding heat shock factor protein 2 isoform X4 — MKHNSNVPAFLTKLWTLVEDSDTNEFICWSQEGNSFLVLDEQRFAKEILPKFFKHNNMASFVRQLNMYGFRKVMHIDTGIVKQERDGPVEFQHPYFQNGRDDLLENIKRKVSSTRPEDSKLRQEDLSRILTSVQTVHDKQEDMDARLATLKRENEALWREMSDLRQKHVQQQRAIKELVQFILTLVQNNRVLNLKRKRPLLLSSNGKKSKFISKIYEEAVDHSNSAVSGLKNTDNADDVIICDITNEDAEVTVDTTTAVDEGDVEIVEVDCDNSETTENRSMSRQLSTDTTLRAEGESSFDIIQPTCSALQLNHSSALSQEDPVKMMDSILNESGTISQNINLLGKVELMDYLDSIDCSLEDFQAMLYGKQFSIDSNILEIS; from the exons atgaaacacaacTCAAACGTTCCTGCTTTCCTCACCAAGCTGTGGACTCTGGTGGAAGATTCCGACACTAATGAGTTCATTTGCTGGAGTCAG GAGGGGAACAGTTTCCTTGTCCTGGATGAGCAACGCTTCGCAAAAGAAATCCTGCCAAAGTTTTTTAAACACAACAACATGGCCAGTTTTGTCCGACAGCTGAACATGT aTGGCTTTCGCAAGGTGATGCACATTGACACCGGCATAGTGAAGCAGGAGCGAGACGGACCAGTTGAATTCCAGCATCCTTACTTTCAGAATGGCCGAGACGATTTACTGGAGAACATAAAGAGAAAG GTATCCAGTACTAGACCGGAAGACAGTAAACTGAGGCAAGAGGATCTGTCCAGAATTCTGACCAGTGTTCAAACTGTGCACGACAAACAGGAAGACATGGACGCCAGGCTGGCCACTTTGAAACG TGAGAATGAGGCTCTGTGGAGGGAGATGTCAGATCTCAGGCAGAAGCATGTGCAGCAGCAACGTGCTATAAAAGAG CTTGTGCAGTTCATCCTCACCCTGGTCCAGAATAACCGTGTGCTGAACCTGAAACGCAAGAG GCCTCTGCTACTAAGCAGCAATGGAAAGAAGTCAAAATTCATTTCCAAAATCTATGAGGAAGCAGTGGACCACAGCAAC tctgcaGTCAGTGGTCTGAAGAACACTGACAATGCCGATGATGTCATCATCTGTGATATCACGAACGAGGACGCAGAAGTCACAGTGGACACGACGACAGCGGTAGATGAAGg GGACGTAGAAATCGTCGAGGTAGATTGCGACAACAGCGAGACCACAGAAAACAGGAGCATGAGCAGACAGTTATCAACAGACACCACACTTCGAGCTGAAGGAGAATCATCATTCGACATTATCCAGCCAACGTGCAGCGCGTTGCAGCTAAACCATAGTTCAGCCCTGAGCCAGGAAGACCCTGTGAAGATGATGGACTCCATCCTCAATGAGAGCGGCACCATTTCTCAGAACATTAACCTCCTGGGAAA AGTTGAGCTGATGGACTACTTGGACAGTATTGACTGCAGCTTGGAAGACTTTCAGGCCATGCTGTATGGAAAACAGTTCTCCATTGACTCCAACATTCTAGAG ATCTCATGA
- the serinc1 gene encoding serine incorporator 1 yields the protein MGGVLGLCSMASWIPCLCGSAPCLLCRCCPSGNNSTVTRLIYSFFLLLGVGIACIMLMPGMEGQLKKIPGFCEGGIGTSIPGVKGHVNCDVLVGYKAVYRVCFGMAMFFLLFSLLMIKVKSSQDPRASVHNGFWFFKFAAATAITVGAFFIPEGPFTTVWFYIGMAGAFCFILIQLVLLIDFAHSWNESWVEKMEEGNSRCWYAALLTATALNYALSLVCVVMFYVYYTHTEGCTENKAFISVNMLLCVGASIMSILPKIQESQPRSGLLQSSVVTLYTMYLTWSAMTNEPDRKCNPSLLGIIGLNSTTPAAPGHVVQWWDAQGIVGLILFLMCVLYSSIRNSNNAQVNKLTLTSDESALIEDGPAPENFDEGDGSNRAVDNEKDGVTYSYSFFHFMLFLASLYIMMTLTNWYSPDSNYEAMTSKWPSVWVKISSSWICISLYVWTLVAPLVLTNRDFD from the exons ATGGGGGGTGTTCTTGGGCTTTGTTCTATGGCGAGTTGG ATCCCCTGCCTTTGTGGCAGTGCTCCTTGCCTCCTGTGCAGATGCTGCCCCAGTGGAAACAACTCCACGGTCACTCGCCTCATCTACTCCTTCTTCCTGCTTCTGGGGGTGGGCATCGCCTGCATCATGCTGATGCCCGGCATGGAGGGGCAGCTCAAgaag ATTCCAGGCTTTTGTGAGGGAGGAATTGGAACCTCCATCCCAGGTGTGAAGGGACACGTGAACTGTGATGTGCTGGTGGGCTACAAGGCTGTGTACCGTGTGTGCTTTGGCATGGCCAtgttcttcctcctcttctctctcctcatGATCAAGGTTAAGAGCAGCCAAGATCCACGAGCTTCTGTACACAACGG GTTTTGGTTCTTCAAGTTCGCTGCTGCTACTGCTATCACTGTCGGAGCGTTCTTCATTCCAGAGGGTCCTTTTACAACCG TGTGGTTCTACATTGGCATGGCTGGCGCTTTCTGTTTCATTCTGATTCAGCTGGTGCTTCTTATCGACTTTGCTCACTCCTGGAATGAGTCCTGGGTGGAGAAGATGGAGGAGGGGAACTCTCGCTGCTGGTACGCAG CTCTTCTTACTGCCACAGCCTTGAACTACGCTCTGTccttggtgtgtgtggtgatgttctaCGTGTACTACACCCACACTGAAGGCTGCACTGAGAACAAGGCCTTCATCAGCGTCAACATGCTGCTGTGTGTGGGAGCCTCCATCATGTCCATTTTGCCCAAAATTCAG gAATCACAGCCCAGGTCTGGTCTCCTGCAGTCCTCCGTCGTCACCCTGTACACTATGTATCTGACCTGGTCTGCTATGACCAATGAGCCTG aCCGCAAATGCAACCCTAGTCTGCTGGGCATTATTGGGCTGAACAGCACCACCCCAGCTGCCCCAGGTCACGTGGTCCAGTGGTGGGATGCCCAGGGCATTGTGGGATTGATCCTGTTCCtgatgtgtgttttgtattccaG CATCCGCAATTCTAACAACGCTCAAGTCAACAAGTTGACGCTGACTAGCGACGAGTCCGCTCTGATCGAGGACGGTCCAGCGCCGGAGAATTTCGACGAGGGAGACGGGTCAAACCGGGCCGTGGACAACGAGAAGGATGGCGTCACGTACAGCTACTCTTTCTTCCACTTCATGCTCTTCCTGGCCTCTCTTTACATCATGATGACTTTGACCAACTGGTACAG CCCTGACTCCAACTACGAGGCGATGACCAGCAAGTGGCCTTCGGTATGGGTGAAGATCTCGTCCAGCTggatctgtatctctctgtatgtctggaCCCTGGTGGCTCCGCTCGTCCTTACCAACCGCGACTTCGACTGA